A single Bacillus sp. HMF5848 DNA region contains:
- a CDS encoding RAxF-45 family protein yields MFSSVASTKLMNFLYLCRAIFDAYFVQGGSLPFFSNRIEQQNEYSLNRI; encoded by the coding sequence ATGTTTAGTTCTGTTGCAAGCACGAAGTTAATGAATTTTTTATACTTATGTCGTGCGATTTTTGATGCATATTTTGTGCAAGGGGGTAGTCTGCCCTTTTTTAGCAATCGCATAGAGCAACAGAATGAATATTCTCTTAACCGTATTTAA
- a CDS encoding ABC transporter permease subunit, which yields MWTISKLTFREILSKRIFLITMIMTAVFIALYGTAIYFIVKETDGGMHGMRGMDAAMMQQFISSQLLGVGLYFSSFIIALLAILSSVSAVSSEVQSHQIDTWLMRSITRRDFVLGKAVGLNILMIIYAMGLFFSIIFVHQTIGGDGLDLQITAAQMLQAVSVFIIMPFILVSFGILLSTRMTTLNAGIVAIILYGASFIGGFVEQVGALLEKGAVTNIGIIMSLVFPVDSMYRKMTIFLLDSSSSPLSIAQGGIFTSVSMPSNVMVGYAVLYGVGAILLSIYSFRKRDV from the coding sequence ATGTGGACAATTAGTAAGCTTACCTTTCGTGAAATTCTTTCTAAACGTATTTTTTTAATTACGATGATTATGACGGCTGTATTTATTGCACTTTATGGTACAGCTATTTATTTTATTGTCAAAGAAACAGACGGGGGCATGCACGGGATGAGAGGCATGGATGCGGCCATGATGCAGCAGTTTATTTCGTCTCAACTGTTAGGAGTCGGGTTATATTTTTCTTCATTTATTATCGCCCTTCTTGCAATCTTATCTAGTGTTAGTGCAGTCTCTAGTGAAGTGCAAAGTCATCAAATTGATACGTGGCTCATGCGCTCGATTACAAGACGAGATTTCGTATTAGGAAAAGCTGTTGGCCTCAACATATTAATGATTATATATGCAATGGGATTATTTTTCTCGATTATCTTCGTACATCAAACAATAGGTGGAGACGGACTCGACTTACAAATAACAGCCGCACAGATGCTACAGGCTGTTAGTGTGTTTATCATCATGCCTTTTATTTTAGTGTCCTTTGGTATTTTATTAAGTACACGCATGACGACTCTCAATGCAGGAATTGTAGCGATTATCTTATATGGCGCTTCCTTTATTGGTGGATTTGTGGAACAAGTGGGGGCTCTATTAGAGAAAGGTGCTGTGACGAATATTGGCATTATTATGAGTCTCGTGTTTCCTGTTGATTCTATGTATAGAAAAATGACGATCTTCTTACTTGATAGCTCGTCAAGTCCGTTGTCTATTGCACAAGGTGGCATTTTCACAAGTGTATCAATGCCTAGCAACGTGATGGTTGGATATGCGGTACTATATGGAGTCGGAGCAATTCTTTTGTCGATTTATAGCTTTCGTAAACGAGATGTGTAA
- a CDS encoding ABC transporter ATP-binding protein, with protein MGLIETRSLTKTYNGMGGIKDVTLNIEEGVVYGFLGPNGSGKSTFVRTLLGLLQPTSGEGFILGKPIGTPQSGEKVGYLPELFRYPDWLTGRKLLEIHAELCHIPVRERKKRIDEVIHLVGMEGRATGKIRGFSKGMSQRIGLACAILNDPKVIFLDEPTSALDPIGRKDVRDLMLYLRDQGKTIFLNSHLLHEVESVCDHVSIVHQGEMIVQGPWRELMMIEAQVEIVVAEVLPHLPTFVTSLKKVKEDGARTRWSVQVEQEEDIPTLIHYLSTNRIAVYEVTPITPHLEDVFIHWINRKGENANVDN; from the coding sequence ATGGGATTAATAGAAACGAGGTCATTAACCAAAACATACAATGGGATGGGTGGCATTAAAGACGTTACATTAAATATTGAGGAAGGCGTCGTGTACGGATTTTTAGGTCCGAATGGGTCAGGGAAAAGCACATTTGTCCGCACTCTTCTCGGGCTTTTACAGCCGACAAGTGGCGAGGGCTTTATTTTAGGTAAACCAATTGGTACCCCTCAATCTGGTGAAAAAGTTGGCTATTTGCCAGAACTCTTTCGCTATCCCGACTGGCTCACGGGGAGAAAGCTGTTAGAGATTCACGCCGAATTGTGTCACATACCAGTTCGCGAAAGAAAAAAACGTATCGACGAAGTGATACATCTTGTCGGCATGGAAGGTCGTGCTACCGGAAAGATTCGAGGCTTTTCAAAGGGTATGTCGCAACGAATTGGTCTTGCTTGTGCGATTTTAAACGATCCGAAGGTGATTTTTTTAGACGAGCCAACGTCAGCTCTAGATCCGATTGGGAGAAAAGACGTCCGAGACCTCATGCTGTACCTACGAGATCAAGGAAAAACTATTTTTCTTAATAGCCACTTGCTACATGAAGTAGAATCAGTGTGTGATCACGTATCGATTGTTCATCAAGGGGAGATGATTGTGCAAGGACCATGGCGAGAGCTCATGATGATCGAAGCACAAGTAGAAATCGTGGTAGCCGAGGTGCTACCTCACCTTCCTACCTTTGTCACATCTCTGAAAAAAGTAAAAGAAGATGGAGCAAGGACTCGTTGGAGTGTGCAAGTAGAACAGGAAGAAGATATTCCTACTCTCATCCACTATTTGTCAACAAATCGGATAGCTGTGTATGAAGTAACGCCGATTACCCCTCATTTGGAGGATGTGTTTATACACTGGATCAACCGGAAAGGGGAGAATGCAAATGTGGACAATTAG
- a CDS encoding anti-sigma factor, with translation MNCHDIGELQAYLDGELSRDTKKHIMKHLEGCAACRHTLEELQQIDVLLKEKVELDIDAAWQSFQGKLEEPPLQSQKRKGWFYMKKTTRRWLITSAATVTIFSSFAFPQVQAAANQFLSLFRVDQLEMVKLTQDDVQEIENWVRDNEAGTMDIKGIGKIEMEESTGDQTFYDTKEAAEEAGYDVSTLSDFDITGVHVMPASTLTFTLDVEKTNKLLQQLGSESKFEETLDGEAFSVRTFDTVRTDYIKGNETVSYILTQSPEISVPNEVSIVELRSTLLSLPFLPENVKQQIASIDDIESTLPIPYVEEEGKTVNDVTVAGNAGIAVEADQYRHLVWQENESIHILQSHSDVTIQELIDLGLQLSK, from the coding sequence ATGAATTGTCATGACATCGGTGAGCTACAAGCATATTTAGATGGAGAGTTAAGTCGTGACACGAAGAAACACATCATGAAGCATTTAGAAGGGTGTGCGGCATGTAGACATACTTTGGAAGAACTACAGCAAATTGATGTGCTTTTAAAAGAAAAGGTGGAGCTTGATATAGATGCAGCCTGGCAATCATTTCAAGGCAAACTAGAAGAACCACCATTACAATCTCAAAAACGAAAAGGATGGTTTTATATGAAAAAAACTACAAGACGTTGGCTCATTACAAGTGCTGCTACTGTGACCATTTTCAGTTCATTTGCCTTTCCGCAGGTGCAAGCAGCTGCCAATCAATTTTTATCGTTATTTCGTGTTGACCAACTAGAAATGGTAAAGTTGACGCAGGATGATGTGCAGGAGATCGAGAATTGGGTTCGTGATAATGAAGCGGGTACAATGGACATCAAAGGTATTGGTAAAATTGAAATGGAAGAATCAACAGGAGATCAGACTTTTTACGATACAAAAGAAGCCGCTGAAGAAGCAGGATATGATGTGTCGACGTTATCAGACTTCGATATAACGGGTGTGCATGTTATGCCAGCCTCAACGCTTACATTCACACTAGATGTAGAAAAAACAAATAAATTACTACAGCAATTAGGGTCTGAAAGTAAATTCGAAGAGACATTAGATGGCGAAGCATTCTCTGTACGAACTTTCGATACTGTGCGTACAGATTACATTAAAGGGAATGAAACTGTATCGTATATTCTGACACAATCACCAGAGATTTCGGTACCTAACGAAGTGTCTATTGTGGAGTTAAGATCAACACTTCTATCTCTGCCTTTTTTACCTGAAAATGTGAAGCAACAAATTGCGAGTATTGATGATATTGAGAGCACACTACCGATACCATATGTCGAAGAAGAAGGGAAAACGGTGAACGATGTAACTGTAGCGGGCAACGCCGGTATTGCGGTGGAAGCAGATCAATATCGTCATCTTGTATGGCAAGAAAACGAGAGCATTCATATCTTGCAATCGCACAGTGATGTAACAATACAGGAATTAATAGATCTCGGGTTACAATTGAGCAAATAG
- a CDS encoding RNA polymerase sigma factor SigX yields MEVKAVLQNNPKNPLTNDEFEAVFREYYPFVVRKVILIVKEQAIAEDIAQDSFVKLYHADSRIDNLPAWLTKVANNTAYNYIRSEKRHRARSEKEFVFAEKQIESAADTYEKQEDIHSIQHALSNLPDKERTLLLMRYAGFSYAEIAKSIGREASSIGTLLARAKQRFKKSYIAMKGAWSDELS; encoded by the coding sequence GTGGAGGTGAAGGCTGTTTTGCAAAATAACCCTAAAAATCCTCTTACAAATGATGAGTTTGAGGCTGTGTTTCGAGAGTACTATCCGTTTGTTGTGCGAAAGGTGATATTGATAGTAAAGGAGCAAGCGATTGCTGAGGATATTGCACAAGATTCTTTCGTTAAGCTGTATCATGCGGACAGTCGTATAGATAACCTACCAGCATGGCTTACAAAGGTGGCTAACAATACAGCTTATAACTATATTCGCTCGGAAAAACGTCATCGTGCTCGTTCAGAAAAAGAATTCGTATTTGCTGAGAAACAGATTGAATCGGCAGCAGATACATATGAAAAGCAGGAAGATATTCATAGCATTCAACATGCGTTAAGCAATCTTCCAGATAAGGAAAGAACGCTTCTTCTCATGAGATATGCGGGCTTTAGCTATGCGGAGATTGCTAAGAGTATAGGGCGAGAAGCATCATCAATTGGCACGCTGCTAGCAAGAGCAAAACAGCGTTTTAAAAAAAGCTACATAGCCATGAAAGGAGCGTGGTCCGATGAATTGTCATGA
- the sigK gene encoding RNA polymerase sporulation sigma factor SigK — MSGILAALGYMVKEIFLLVAYIKNNAFPQPLSASEEKKYLKLLEQGDDHARNILIEHNLRLVAHIVKKFENTGEDSEDLISIGTIGLIKAIESFSQGKGTKLATYAARCIENEILMHLRALKKTKKDVSLHDPIGQDKEGNEISLIDVLKSENEDVIETIQLNLELEKIREYIDILDDREKEVIVGRFGLDLQKEKTQREIAKELGISRSYVSRIEKRALMKMFHEFYRHEKEKRRKRSKK; from the coding sequence ATGTCAGGGATACTAGCTGCACTTGGGTATATGGTTAAGGAAATCTTTCTATTAGTGGCGTACATTAAAAACAATGCCTTCCCACAACCTTTGTCAGCGAGCGAGGAAAAAAAGTACTTAAAGCTGCTTGAACAAGGAGACGACCATGCTCGCAATATTTTAATAGAACATAATCTTCGACTTGTTGCTCATATCGTTAAAAAATTTGAAAACACCGGAGAGGACTCTGAGGACCTGATTTCAATAGGGACTATTGGCTTAATAAAAGCTATTGAAAGCTTCTCACAAGGAAAAGGAACAAAATTAGCGACGTATGCCGCTCGTTGTATTGAGAATGAAATTTTGATGCACTTACGAGCTCTAAAGAAAACAAAAAAAGATGTTTCCCTTCATGATCCGATTGGACAGGATAAAGAGGGAAATGAAATATCACTGATTGATGTATTAAAATCGGAAAATGAAGATGTTATTGAAACCATTCAGCTTAATTTAGAGCTTGAGAAAATCCGTGAATATATTGATATTCTCGATGATCGTGAAAAAGAGGTTATTGTCGGACGCTTTGGTCTTGATTTGCAAAAAGAAAAAACGCAGCGAGAAATTGCGAAAGAGTTAGGCATTTCGAGGTCTTATGTATCGCGTATTGAGAAGCGTGCTTTAATGAAGATGTTTCATGAGTTTTATCGTCATGAAAAAGAAAAGCGCCGTAAGAGGTCAAAGAAATGA
- a CDS encoding cell wall hydrolase gives MKKTFKTIKKLLITSALTLSIFSINQINAEAAASYNYYKVQSGDTFWNLSKKFNVSMDAIKQSNNRSNYSLYAGETIKIPHTHTTVTQSEKYLLAQIIHAEAEGESYAGKVAVGTVVLNRVDSDLFPNSIKGVIYQVDNGYYAFSPVKDGRLYNQPSAASMRAAEEALAFRGQGSGSLFFYNPSKTSNQWLRARETTVVIGNHVFAK, from the coding sequence ATGAAAAAAACTTTTAAAACGATAAAGAAACTATTAATTACGTCAGCGCTTACACTATCAATCTTCTCAATTAATCAAATTAATGCAGAAGCAGCAGCTTCATATAACTATTATAAAGTCCAGTCAGGTGATACATTCTGGAACTTATCTAAGAAATTTAATGTCTCAATGGACGCTATTAAACAATCAAATAATCGTTCGAATTACTCGCTGTATGCTGGAGAAACAATTAAAATACCACACACACACACAACTGTTACTCAATCAGAAAAATATTTGCTTGCACAGATTATCCACGCTGAGGCTGAGGGTGAATCATATGCTGGTAAAGTAGCAGTAGGTACAGTTGTTTTAAATCGTGTTGATAGCGATCTGTTTCCTAATAGCATTAAGGGTGTAATTTATCAGGTGGATAATGGCTATTATGCGTTTTCACCAGTTAAAGATGGTCGTTTATATAATCAACCGTCCGCCGCATCTATGCGTGCTGCTGAAGAAGCACTTGCATTTCGTGGACAAGGGTCAGGATCATTATTTTTTTATAATCCTAGCAAAACGTCAAACCAATGGCTTCGTGCTCGAGAAACAACTGTTGTAATTGGAAACCATGTTTTTGCAAAATAA
- the moaA gene encoding GTP 3',8-cyclase MoaA, protein MKGTKYIDTLKRPLKDLRISVTDRCNFRCSYCMPAEVFGPDFAFLPRSEMLNFDEIKRLATIFVHLGVEKVRLTGGEPLMRKDLPLLVSMLTSIEGLRDIALTTNGIFLPKHAKALKDAGLKRVNVSLDALDSDLFQQINGRGVQVKPVLKGIDAARRAGLGVKINMVVKKGLNDSQILPMASHFKNEGITLRFIEFMDVGSTNGWNYEQVISKKEIHNLIHNEYPLEVVEGQVYGDVAKRYRYVGTNTEVGFISSVTETFCSSCTRARISTEGKLYTCLFAETGFDIRKLLRDDAMTDEDISDAIVKVWERRADRYSDERTEESARKRKIEMSYIGG, encoded by the coding sequence ATGAAGGGTACTAAATATATAGATACGTTAAAGCGACCGCTTAAAGACTTACGAATATCAGTTACTGACCGTTGTAATTTTCGTTGCTCATATTGTATGCCAGCGGAAGTGTTTGGACCTGATTTTGCTTTTTTACCGCGCAGCGAGATGTTGAATTTCGATGAGATAAAGCGTCTAGCAACAATATTTGTACATCTAGGCGTTGAAAAAGTAAGGCTCACAGGTGGCGAACCATTAATGCGTAAGGATTTACCATTACTGGTTTCAATGTTAACAAGCATTGAAGGCCTCCGCGATATTGCTTTAACAACGAACGGGATATTTTTACCTAAACATGCAAAAGCTTTGAAGGATGCGGGCTTAAAAAGAGTAAATGTAAGCTTAGATGCTCTTGATAGCGACCTATTCCAGCAAATTAATGGTCGTGGTGTTCAAGTGAAGCCTGTTTTAAAAGGTATAGATGCTGCAAGAAGAGCGGGTCTTGGTGTTAAGATAAACATGGTTGTAAAAAAAGGGTTAAATGACTCGCAAATTTTACCGATGGCATCGCATTTTAAAAATGAGGGCATAACCCTCCGCTTTATAGAATTTATGGACGTAGGCAGCACAAACGGTTGGAATTATGAACAGGTCATTTCCAAAAAGGAAATTCATAATCTAATTCATAATGAATATCCACTTGAGGTTGTTGAAGGACAAGTATATGGTGACGTAGCTAAGCGATATCGTTATGTAGGAACAAACACTGAGGTTGGTTTTATATCATCAGTTACAGAAACATTCTGCTCAAGCTGTACACGTGCTCGTATTTCCACAGAAGGAAAACTGTATACATGTTTGTTTGCTGAAACTGGATTTGATATTCGCAAACTATTACGCGATGACGCCATGACTGATGAAGACATAAGTGATGCTATCGTGAAAGTTTGGGAGCGTCGGGCAGATAGATATTCAGATGAACGAACCGAAGAAAGCGCTCGTAAAAGAAAAATAGAAATGTCGTATATAGGTGGTTAA
- the moaD gene encoding molybdopterin converting factor subunit 1 gives MINILLFAHLQEAAGKERITLDISSTTVKELLQLLKSEYNLQGLNSVMVAINEEYALEDDTIKNGDTVALIPPVSGG, from the coding sequence ATGATTAATATTTTACTATTTGCTCATTTACAGGAAGCCGCTGGTAAAGAGAGGATAACATTAGATATTTCTTCAACGACAGTAAAAGAACTGTTACAATTATTAAAAAGTGAATATAATTTACAAGGGCTAAATAGTGTAATGGTTGCTATTAATGAAGAATACGCCCTAGAAGATGATACGATTAAAAATGGTGATACTGTTGCCTTAATTCCACCAGTAAGTGGTGGGTAA
- a CDS encoding molybdenum cofactor biosynthesis protein MoaE, producing MNEKLFEITTNPINIEHVTNKVVCRNAGAITTFIGTVRELTKGKKTLYLEYDAYVPMAEKKLEQIGNEIKEKWGKAKVAITHRIGRLDITEIAVVIAVSTPHRKDAYEANEYAIERIKEIVPIWKKEFWEDGESWIGDQLETKAYPQGHPPKEEGFDD from the coding sequence ATGAATGAGAAGCTTTTTGAAATCACAACGAATCCCATTAATATAGAACACGTAACGAATAAAGTTGTTTGTCGAAATGCAGGAGCTATTACAACCTTTATTGGTACGGTGCGTGAATTAACAAAAGGAAAAAAAACACTATATCTAGAGTATGATGCTTATGTGCCAATGGCTGAAAAGAAGCTTGAACAGATTGGTAATGAAATAAAGGAAAAATGGGGCAAAGCAAAGGTTGCGATTACCCATCGAATCGGGCGGCTTGATATAACAGAGATCGCGGTTGTGATTGCTGTTTCTACACCTCACCGTAAAGATGCATATGAAGCAAATGAATATGCCATTGAACGGATTAAAGAAATAGTACCTATTTGGAAAAAAGAATTTTGGGAGGATGGCGAATCATGGATTGGGGATCAATTAGAAACAAAGGCATACCCGCAAGGACATCCACCAAAAGAGGAGGGATTTGATGATTAA
- the mobB gene encoding molybdopterin-guanine dinucleotide biosynthesis protein B, protein MAVVDKQIPILQIVGYQNSGKTTLTTKIIELLSSEGLRIGALKHHGHGGTPLDLSLSKDSTKHKQAGALVAAVEGEGTIQITASTPSFSIKSILKLYEALEVDMIVVEGYKKLTYPKIIMVKSKEDFQSLMQLNNVVACISWIDLASVKMKNVPIFMIQDEQLFMNWINNYIRSLL, encoded by the coding sequence ATGGCCGTGGTAGATAAGCAGATACCTATACTACAAATAGTTGGGTACCAAAATAGTGGGAAAACTACCCTTACAACAAAAATCATTGAATTGCTATCAAGTGAAGGACTGAGAATAGGGGCATTAAAGCATCATGGTCATGGAGGAACACCGTTAGATTTGTCTCTGTCTAAAGATTCAACTAAGCATAAGCAGGCTGGTGCGTTAGTGGCTGCAGTTGAAGGAGAGGGAACGATACAAATAACGGCGTCCACACCTTCATTTTCTATTAAGAGCATATTGAAATTATACGAGGCTCTCGAGGTTGACATGATAGTTGTTGAAGGATATAAAAAGCTAACATATCCGAAAATTATAATGGTGAAAAGTAAGGAAGACTTTCAATCACTCATGCAATTAAACAATGTAGTGGCATGTATTTCTTGGATAGATTTAGCTAGTGTAAAAATGAAAAACGTTCCGATATTCATGATACAAGATGAACAATTATTTATGAATTGGATTAATAACTATATAAGGAGTCTACTATGA
- the glp gene encoding gephyrin-like molybdotransferase Glp — MIEKRQPVAVKEAVERVMKYAKPGTQEVVTIEESYGRYLAEDLIATHNVPPFDRSPLDGFAIIAEDTIEANSHNPIELEVVDCIGAGAVSKSLERGQAVRIMTGAQMPEGSNAVIMLELTKEVVKNDKTYVVIKRRLHPGDNISFEGEDTQIGALLAKKGDIINPGIKALLATFGYSRVHVAKKPIVGLFATGTELLDVNEELVPGKIRNSNAHMITAQIERVGAIPKYFGKLADDFEACHEAVKEAIDKVDILITTGGVSVGDYDYLPAIYDKLGATVLFNKIAMRPGSVTTVAQKDGKLLFGLSGNPSACYVGFELYARPVIRTMMYSSMPHLKNTKAVLQVDYPKPNPFTRFVRSALSYDNGMITIQPSGFDKSNAVSSLAKANALMVLPGGTRGYEKGAIVDVLLLEDNEGSEWPW; from the coding sequence ATGATTGAAAAAAGACAACCAGTTGCTGTTAAAGAAGCAGTGGAAAGAGTCATGAAATACGCAAAACCAGGAACACAGGAGGTAGTCACAATAGAAGAAAGTTATGGTCGATATTTAGCAGAAGATTTAATTGCGACACATAATGTTCCTCCATTTGACCGATCGCCATTAGATGGTTTTGCTATTATCGCAGAAGATACAATAGAAGCTAATAGTCACAATCCAATAGAGCTAGAAGTTGTTGATTGTATAGGAGCAGGAGCTGTTTCAAAGAGTCTTGAACGTGGTCAAGCTGTTAGAATTATGACTGGTGCACAAATGCCAGAAGGTAGTAATGCTGTTATTATGCTCGAGCTTACTAAGGAAGTTGTAAAAAACGATAAAACATATGTTGTTATTAAAAGAAGACTACACCCAGGAGATAATATATCCTTTGAGGGTGAAGATACTCAAATTGGAGCTTTACTTGCTAAAAAGGGAGATATAATCAACCCTGGAATAAAAGCACTACTTGCTACATTTGGATACAGTAGGGTACATGTTGCAAAAAAACCAATTGTAGGACTATTTGCTACAGGGACAGAGCTGCTAGATGTGAATGAAGAGCTAGTGCCCGGAAAAATACGAAATAGCAACGCTCATATGATAACAGCGCAGATTGAAAGAGTGGGAGCTATACCGAAATACTTTGGTAAGCTAGCAGATGACTTTGAAGCTTGCCACGAAGCTGTAAAAGAAGCAATAGATAAAGTGGATATACTAATTACAACCGGTGGCGTGTCGGTAGGAGACTACGATTATTTACCAGCTATTTATGATAAATTAGGTGCGACCGTATTATTCAACAAGATTGCTATGCGCCCTGGAAGTGTAACAACTGTTGCACAAAAGGATGGTAAGCTTTTATTTGGGTTGTCTGGTAATCCGTCAGCCTGTTACGTAGGTTTTGAGTTATATGCTAGACCTGTTATTAGAACGATGATGTATAGTAGCATGCCTCATTTGAAAAACACGAAAGCAGTGCTACAAGTGGATTACCCAAAACCGAATCCATTTACTAGATTCGTGCGTAGTGCGCTATCCTATGATAATGGAATGATCACGATTCAACCTAGCGGGTTTGATAAATCGAATGCTGTTTCGTCACTTGCAAAAGCTAATGCTCTTATGGTATTGCCTGGTGGAACACGCGGGTATGAAAAAGGTGCTATCGTAGATGTCTTACTTTTAGAGGACAATGAAGGATCCGAATGGCCGTGGTAG
- the moaC gene encoding cyclic pyranopterin monophosphate synthase MoaC, with translation MKDFTHFNEEGRAKMVDISNKSETERIAIATASIIVSTAIYENITKQQNKKGDVLAVAQVAGIMAAKQTSNIIPMCHPIILRGVDISFTWEERDDNDYKLIITVYVKTIGSTGVEMEALTAASATALTVYDMCKAIDKGMIIGPTYLQKKTGGKNGDFEMEKEIHF, from the coding sequence ATGAAAGATTTTACACACTTTAACGAAGAAGGCCGTGCCAAGATGGTCGATATTAGTAACAAAAGCGAAACGGAACGAATTGCAATTGCCACAGCAAGTATCATTGTCTCGACAGCAATTTATGAAAACATTACGAAGCAACAAAATAAAAAAGGAGATGTTTTAGCAGTTGCTCAAGTAGCGGGTATCATGGCTGCCAAGCAAACATCAAACATTATTCCTATGTGTCATCCTATTATTCTGCGAGGTGTGGACATCTCCTTCACTTGGGAAGAACGCGATGATAATGACTATAAACTAATTATTACTGTCTATGTAAAGACAATTGGTAGTACTGGGGTTGAAATGGAAGCTTTAACAGCTGCTTCCGCTACCGCGCTTACCGTGTATGATATGTGTAAAGCAATAGATAAAGGTATGATTATTGGGCCTACCTATTTACAGAAAAAAACCGGTGGTAAAAATGGCGACTTTGAAATGGAAAAAGAAATTCATTTTTAG
- the tatC gene encoding twin-arginine translocase subunit TatC — protein MEDKSMNLVDHLDELRKRVIISLVAFITFFIVSFIYVQDIYNWLVRDLEFNLTVLGPSDILWVYFMLSGVAAIIASIPVIAFQVWLFVKPALHPHERRLALGYIPALFLLFILGLCFGYFVILPVIMDFLVGLGSDMFETMFTTEKYFRFVLHMTIPFAVLFELPIVVMFLTSLGIINPYVMTRIRKYAYFVLIVISVSISPPDFISDFLVTIPLLVLYELSIGLSKIVYKRRQKRLAKEEKEFAVSE, from the coding sequence ATGGAAGATAAAAGCATGAATTTAGTTGACCATTTAGATGAGCTTAGAAAACGAGTTATCATTTCATTGGTAGCTTTTATCACATTTTTTATTGTTAGCTTCATTTATGTACAGGATATATATAATTGGCTCGTTCGAGATTTAGAATTTAATTTAACAGTGCTAGGACCTAGTGATATTTTGTGGGTTTACTTTATGTTATCAGGAGTGGCAGCTATTATTGCTTCAATTCCTGTCATTGCATTTCAAGTATGGCTGTTTGTTAAGCCGGCTTTACACCCACATGAACGTAGATTGGCATTAGGCTATATTCCCGCGTTGTTTTTACTTTTTATATTAGGTCTTTGTTTTGGATATTTTGTTATATTACCAGTTATTATGGATTTTCTAGTAGGCTTAGGCAGTGATATGTTCGAAACAATGTTTACAACGGAAAAGTACTTTCGTTTTGTATTACACATGACTATACCTTTTGCTGTTCTATTTGAATTGCCAATTGTCGTTATGTTCTTAACAAGTCTAGGGATTATAAATCCATATGTAATGACACGAATTCGAAAATATGCTTACTTTGTATTAATTGTAATTTCTGTTTCTATTTCACCACCAGATTTTATTTCTGATTTCCTTGTGACCATCCCATTACTAGTATTATACGAACTTAGTATTGGTCTTTCTAAAATTGTCTATAAACGTAGGCAAAAAAGATTGGCTAAAGAAGAAAAAGAGTTCGCAGTATCAGAATAG
- a CDS encoding Crp/Fnr family transcriptional regulator, which produces MNELKPTSTIQLNELLKHADYITPLRKGKYIFQEGMDAHEVYIIRKGRVQISKITNDGKELCLRICQRDDIFGELTLFTDNPKYLLNSKVIEDGEAAVIYKENLERLLFENSQFAFEFMKWMSDHFRKTQTKFRDLLLMGKKGALYSTLIRLSNSYGTKKPDGIHINIPLTNQELANFCGTTRESINRMLNELRRNNILSINQGKITIHNLQYLKEEIKCEECPAEYCSIE; this is translated from the coding sequence ATGAATGAATTAAAGCCAACATCAACGATACAATTAAACGAATTATTGAAGCACGCAGATTATATCACCCCTTTACGTAAAGGAAAGTATATCTTCCAAGAAGGTATGGATGCACATGAGGTTTATATTATCCGTAAAGGTCGTGTGCAAATAAGTAAGATTACGAACGATGGAAAAGAACTTTGCTTACGTATTTGTCAACGAGACGATATTTTTGGTGAACTCACGTTATTTACAGATAATCCGAAATACTTGTTGAATTCTAAAGTGATTGAAGATGGTGAAGCAGCTGTTATATACAAAGAAAACCTAGAGCGTTTGCTTTTTGAGAATAGTCAATTTGCATTTGAATTCATGAAGTGGATGAGTGATCATTTTCGAAAAACACAAACAAAATTCAGAGATTTGTTGTTAATGGGGAAAAAAGGGGCATTATATTCAACGTTAATTCGCTTGTCTAACAGCTATGGGACGAAAAAACCAGATGGTATTCATATTAACATTCCATTAACTAATCAGGAACTAGCCAATTTTTGTGGAACAACACGTGAAAGTATCAATCGAATGTTAAATGAGCTAAGACGCAATAACATATTATCAATCAATCAGGGGAAAATTACAATTCACAATTTACAATATTTAAAAGAAGAAATTAAATGTGAAGAATGTCCGGCTGAATATTGTAGCATCGAATAG